One part of the Amaranthus tricolor cultivar Red isolate AtriRed21 chromosome 16, ASM2621246v1, whole genome shotgun sequence genome encodes these proteins:
- the LOC130802586 gene encoding uncharacterized protein LOC130802586 → MREMKCTFNKPPIYHLPCSHVLAVCIKRHLSYERFVDSCYMTQSYVNTYESIFLPLIDKRSWPQYTGVEVIHDPDQIRGLGRPKSRRITNEMDKGSRRRNTSQRCGSDGHNTRTCTSRDMPCAPIDANSKAGKTKYTDY, encoded by the exons ATGAGAGAGATGAAATGCACTTTTAACAAACCACccatatatcacttaccttgttctcatgttcttgccgtATGTATTAAACGACACTTATCCTACGAGCGCTTTGTGGACTCCTGCTACATGACCCAGAGCTATGTCAACACATACGAATCCATTTTCTTGCCTttgattgataagaggtcatggcctcaatacaccggtgttgaggtgATACACGATCCAGATCAGATTCGTGGACTAGGAAGACCTAAGTCTAGGAGGATCACAAACGAAATGGACAAAGGATCGCGGAGACGCAACACTAGTCAACGGTGTGGTAGTGatggtcacaacactagaacttgcacgtcaag GGACATGCCGTGTGCACCGATTGACGCCAACTCGAAAGCTGGCAAGACAAAGTACACAGATTATTAG